From a region of the Paenibacillus sp. FSL R10-2734 genome:
- the yjcZ gene encoding sporulation protein YjcZ, protein MGAHVGGAFTSTSAILVLFILLVIISCACMF, encoded by the coding sequence ATGGGTGCTCATGTTGGTGGTGCTTTTACTTCTACAAGTGCAATTTTAGTTTTGTTCATTTTGTTAGTAATTATTTCTTGTGCATGTATGTTCTAG
- the yjcZ gene encoding sporulation protein YjcZ, protein MGAHVGGAFTSTSAILVLFILLVIISCACMF, encoded by the coding sequence ATGGGTGCTCATGTTGGTGGTGCTTTTACTTCTACAAGTGCAATCTTAGTTTTGTTCATCTTGCTGGTAATCATTTCTTGTGCTTGCATGTTCTAA